A single window of Flavobacterium sp. 140616W15 DNA harbors:
- a CDS encoding response regulator transcription factor — MKILIIEDELEIAASIKSYFKPNGIHCETSGSYKDALDKINLYDYDCVLLDLMLPDGDGFDILKELKKRNKTEGVIIISAKETLDTRIEGFNLGADDYLTKPFHLSELLVRIQALIRRKNFKGNNTVIFNEIVIDILSKTVTVNNTKLDITKKEIDLLLFLIGNENKVLSKGAIAEHLSGDMADMLDNHDFVYAHIKNLKKKLSNAKSGDYIKTIYGLGYKWDNE, encoded by the coding sequence ATGAAAATTTTGATAATAGAAGACGAATTAGAAATAGCTGCAAGTATAAAAAGTTATTTCAAGCCCAATGGGATTCATTGTGAGACCTCTGGATCTTACAAAGACGCTCTGGACAAAATTAATCTTTATGATTATGATTGTGTATTATTAGATTTAATGCTTCCCGATGGTGATGGATTTGATATACTAAAAGAATTAAAAAAAAGAAATAAAACTGAAGGGGTTATTATTATTTCTGCCAAAGAAACACTAGATACCCGAATTGAAGGATTCAATCTAGGTGCTGATGATTATTTAACAAAACCCTTTCATTTATCTGAATTATTAGTACGAATCCAAGCACTTATACGCCGTAAAAATTTTAAAGGAAATAATACTGTTATCTTTAATGAAATTGTTATCGATATCTTATCTAAAACAGTCACTGTAAACAATACAAAACTAGATATCACAAAAAAAGAAATAGACTTATTACTGTTTTTAATAGGCAATGAAAACAAAGTACTCTCAAAGGGAGCTATTGCCGAACATCTTTCGGGGGATATGGCTGATATGCTGGATAATCACGATTTTGTTTATGCACATATAAAAAACCTAAAAAAGAAGCTAAGCAATGCTAAAAGTGGTGATTATATAAAAACGATTTATGGTTTAGGATACAAATGGGATAATGAATAA
- a CDS encoding DUF6377 domain-containing protein produces MKNKQKYDAIKEERIANFKKIKSTDLSDYQEYNYNQTLYKEYQKFKSDSAILYVKKNLKIAYELHKKDLVETAQLQLANLYSSSGRYRESEEILKSINKKLLSPKLLPDYYEAYREFFSHYSTNSYNPMYVEQVVKYRDSLLAILNPQSLKYKINLAEKNISEGQIGRTEKDLIQLLKETKDDNPQYAMIGYLLGSINKKKENLELKKTYFAISATADLKNSIKDNASIQELALVYYELGDVDTAYKLTKSAIEDAIFCNVQFRTLQMSEVFSIINTAYLDKEAKSKSQLQLYLILISVLSVFLVLAVIYVYKQMKRVSRIKEELSKTSEELVKLNADISKTNNQLQERNAQLSDSNHIKEEYIAHFFSLCSSYINKLETYRITLNKKATAKQFDELYKILKSNTLVDNELEELYKNFDTIFLNLYPTFVKDFNSLLITEEQIVLKQGELLNTELRIFALIRLGINDSVKIAAFLRYSLSTIYNYRTRARNKAAVSRNDFEEMVVKIGSIAVKTH; encoded by the coding sequence TTGAAAAACAAACAGAAATATGATGCCATAAAAGAAGAACGAATTGCTAATTTTAAGAAAATAAAATCTACGGATTTATCCGATTATCAAGAGTATAATTATAACCAAACGTTATATAAAGAATACCAAAAATTCAAATCAGATTCGGCAATTTTGTATGTCAAGAAGAATCTGAAGATTGCTTATGAGTTACATAAAAAAGATTTAGTAGAAACAGCCCAATTACAATTAGCAAATCTATATTCCTCATCGGGGAGATACCGTGAGTCTGAAGAAATCTTAAAAAGTATAAATAAAAAGCTCCTATCACCGAAATTACTTCCAGATTACTACGAAGCATATCGTGAGTTTTTCTCGCATTATTCGACTAATAGTTACAATCCGATGTATGTTGAGCAAGTTGTAAAATATCGTGATTCACTGTTAGCAATATTAAATCCTCAATCGCTGAAGTATAAAATCAATCTTGCCGAAAAGAATATTTCAGAGGGGCAAATTGGTAGAACCGAGAAAGACCTGATTCAATTGCTAAAAGAAACAAAGGATGACAACCCGCAATATGCTATGATTGGCTACCTTTTGGGAAGCATTAATAAAAAGAAAGAGAATTTAGAATTAAAAAAAACGTATTTCGCTATATCCGCAACTGCTGATTTAAAAAACTCAATAAAAGACAACGCTTCAATTCAGGAATTAGCTTTAGTTTATTATGAATTAGGAGATGTAGATACGGCTTATAAATTGACAAAATCAGCTATCGAAGACGCTATTTTTTGTAATGTACAATTCCGTACACTTCAAATGTCTGAAGTATTTTCGATTATCAATACAGCTTATCTAGATAAAGAAGCCAAAAGCAAAAGTCAATTGCAATTGTATTTGATATTGATAAGTGTGCTATCAGTATTCCTCGTTTTGGCAGTGATTTATGTTTACAAACAGATGAAGAGAGTTTCCAGAATAAAGGAAGAACTTTCTAAAACAAGCGAAGAACTGGTAAAATTAAATGCAGACATCAGTAAAACAAATAATCAGCTACAGGAACGAAATGCTCAATTATCTGATTCCAATCATATTAAAGAGGAATATATTGCCCATTTCTTTAGTCTTTGTTCTAGTTATATCAATAAGCTCGAAACGTATCGTATTACTTTAAATAAGAAAGCAACAGCCAAACAATTTGATGAATTGTATAAGATTTTAAAATCAAATACTTTGGTTGATAATGAGCTAGAAGAATTATATAAAAACTTTGATACGATTTTTTTAAATCTGTATCCAACTTTCGTGAAAGACTTTAACTCGTTGCTTATTACCGAAGAACAAATTGTACTTAAGCAAGGAGAATTGTTAAATACAGAGTTGCGAATTTTTGCTTTAATACGACTTGGTATTAATGACAGTGTAAAAATTGCTGCTTTCCTTCGTTACTCTTTGAGCACTATTTATAATTACCGTACAAGAGCGAGAAATAAAGCGGCAGTTTCTCGTAATGATTTTGAAGAAATGGTTGTTAAAATAGGATCAATTGCTGTTAAAACGCATTAA
- a CDS encoding glycoside hydrolase family 3 C-terminal domain-containing protein has protein sequence MFRNIKAVVVLLLLGTFGMNAQNKVPVYLDDKKPIQERVEDALARMTLEEKVAMVHAQSKFSSPGVPRLGIPEFWMTDGPHGIRSEVLWDEWDQAGWTNDSCIAFPALTALAATWNKELSSLYGKSIGEEARYRNKTVLLGPGVNIYRSPLNGRNFEYMGEDPFLASKMVVPYIKGVQQNGVAACVKHFALNNQETNRHTVNVNVDDRALYEIYLPAFKAAVQEGDAWTIMGSYNKYKGQPNCHNEFLLNDILRGEWGFKGAVVADWGGVSNTRQAITNGLDMEFGTWTNGLSAGTSNAYQNYYLAKPYLDLIKSGEVGTKELDQKIRNILRLAFLTTMDKNRPYGSFGTEEHGLAGRKIAEEGIVLLQNKNNILPINLNKTKKIAVIGENAIKMMTVGGGSSSLKAKYEISPLDGLKKRVGTQAEVIYARGYVGDAEGNYNGVVSGQDLSEKRPADQLLAEAIDVAKKADIVLFVGGLNKSNYQDAEGVDRLGLELPYNQDKIITELLKVNKNLVFINISGNAVAMPWVNEVPGIVQGWFLGSETGNALASVLVGDANPSGKLPFTFPVKLKDNGAHALGEFPGKEEVTYNESIFVGYRWADKQKVKPLFSFGHGLSYTTFQYGKVTADAKTITAADKITFTVKVKNTGTKDGSETVQLYISDLKSSLPRPIKELKGFEKVNLKAGEEKTVSITVDKAALSFFDPVKHDWVAEPGDFEALIGASSTDIKTKVKFTLK, from the coding sequence ATGTTTAGAAACATTAAAGCAGTTGTTGTTTTGCTCTTATTAGGTACATTCGGAATGAATGCACAAAATAAAGTACCAGTTTATCTAGATGATAAAAAGCCAATTCAAGAACGTGTAGAAGATGCACTTGCGAGAATGACACTAGAAGAAAAAGTGGCAATGGTTCATGCACAATCAAAATTTAGTTCGCCTGGAGTACCACGTTTAGGAATTCCTGAATTCTGGATGACAGACGGACCTCACGGTATTCGTTCAGAAGTTTTATGGGATGAATGGGATCAGGCCGGATGGACAAATGACTCTTGTATTGCTTTTCCAGCTCTTACTGCTTTAGCAGCAACTTGGAACAAAGAATTGTCTTCATTATATGGTAAATCTATAGGTGAGGAAGCACGTTACCGTAATAAAACTGTTTTGTTAGGACCAGGTGTAAATATTTATAGATCGCCACTTAACGGACGTAACTTTGAATATATGGGAGAAGATCCGTTTTTGGCTTCAAAAATGGTAGTGCCTTATATTAAAGGCGTACAGCAAAACGGTGTTGCAGCTTGTGTAAAACATTTTGCATTGAATAATCAAGAAACAAATCGGCATACTGTAAATGTAAATGTAGATGATCGTGCTTTGTACGAGATCTATTTGCCAGCATTTAAAGCAGCTGTTCAAGAAGGAGATGCTTGGACTATAATGGGATCTTATAATAAATATAAAGGACAGCCTAATTGCCATAATGAGTTTTTGTTAAATGATATTCTTCGTGGAGAATGGGGATTTAAAGGAGCTGTTGTTGCCGATTGGGGAGGAGTAAGTAACACACGTCAAGCAATTACAAATGGTTTAGACATGGAGTTTGGAACATGGACAAATGGTTTATCTGCAGGAACAAGCAATGCTTATCAAAATTATTACTTAGCAAAACCTTATCTAGATTTAATTAAATCAGGAGAAGTAGGAACTAAAGAATTAGATCAAAAAATACGTAACATCCTTCGATTAGCTTTCCTTACTACAATGGATAAAAACAGACCATATGGTTCGTTTGGAACAGAAGAACATGGTCTTGCTGGTCGCAAAATTGCCGAAGAAGGAATCGTTTTATTGCAGAACAAAAATAATATACTGCCAATTAATCTTAACAAAACGAAGAAAATTGCTGTTATTGGAGAGAATGCAATAAAGATGATGACAGTAGGTGGAGGTAGTTCTTCATTAAAAGCTAAATATGAAATTTCACCATTAGACGGTTTAAAGAAAAGAGTGGGAACACAAGCTGAAGTTATCTATGCTCGTGGATATGTAGGTGACGCTGAGGGGAATTACAACGGAGTTGTTTCAGGACAAGATTTGTCAGAGAAACGTCCAGCAGACCAATTATTAGCAGAAGCTATTGATGTTGCTAAAAAAGCTGATATCGTATTGTTTGTAGGTGGATTGAACAAAAGTAATTATCAAGATGCTGAAGGTGTTGACCGTTTAGGTTTAGAGCTTCCATACAATCAAGATAAAATTATAACTGAATTACTTAAAGTAAATAAAAACCTAGTATTCATCAATATCTCAGGAAATGCAGTAGCAATGCCATGGGTAAATGAAGTACCTGGAATTGTACAAGGATGGTTTTTAGGATCAGAAACAGGTAATGCTTTGGCTTCAGTTTTAGTTGGAGATGCTAACCCTTCAGGAAAATTGCCATTTACTTTCCCTGTAAAATTAAAAGATAACGGAGCACATGCTTTGGGAGAATTTCCAGGAAAAGAAGAAGTAACATACAACGAAAGTATTTTTGTAGGATACCGTTGGGCAGATAAGCAAAAAGTAAAACCATTGTTTAGTTTTGGACACGGATTAAGTTATACTACTTTCCAATACGGAAAAGTTACTGCTGATGCAAAAACGATAACTGCCGCTGATAAAATTACATTTACAGTAAAAGTTAAAAATACAGGAACTAAAGATGGTTCAGAAACAGTTCAGTTGTACATAAGTGATTTAAAATCATCTTTACCACGTCCAATCAAAGAACTGAAAGGATTTGAGAAAGTAAATCTAAAAGCAGGAGAAGAAAAAACAGTTTCAATTACAGTTGATAAAGCAGCTTTAAGCTTTTTCGATCCTGTTAAGCATGACTGGGTTGCTGAACCAGGTGACTTCGAAGCGTTAATTGGAGCTTCTTCTACAGATATTAAAACAAAAGTGAAGTTTACTTTAAAATAG